A stretch of Bradyrhizobium sp. AZCC 2262 DNA encodes these proteins:
- a CDS encoding nuclear transport factor 2 family protein: MRSLLIGLIGALSFVASPVLAADAATQEANKKAVLEFYDAALNRKDFDAAAKFFGQQYIQHNPTAPDGIEGFKAFLGFLREKFPDSRSEIKRAFADGDYVIVHVHSVREKGTRGRAIVDIFRLENGKIVEHWDVVQEIPEKAANTNGMF, translated from the coding sequence ATGCGATCTCTTCTTATCGGCCTCATCGGTGCATTGTCGTTCGTCGCTTCGCCGGTGCTAGCCGCCGACGCCGCGACGCAGGAAGCCAACAAGAAGGCCGTGCTCGAATTCTACGATGCGGCGCTCAACCGCAAGGATTTTGACGCCGCAGCGAAGTTTTTCGGACAGCAATACATCCAGCATAATCCGACGGCGCCGGACGGCATCGAAGGCTTCAAGGCCTTCCTCGGCTTCCTGCGGGAAAAATTTCCGGATTCCCGCAGCGAGATCAAGCGCGCTTTTGCGGACGGCGACTACGTGATCGTCCACGTCCACAGCGTGCGCGAGAAGGGCACACGCGGCCGCGCCATCGTCGACATTTTCAGGCTCGAGAACGGCAAGATCGTCGAACACTGGGACGTCGTGCAGGAAATCCCGGAGAAGGCCGCCAACACCAACGGCATGTTCTAG
- a CDS encoding CreA family protein, whose translation MTSKAIVKCDRKWRSLALGVLALMLWQAGPASAADEPDLIFRRSTVFKWLSPNDKLATYAVDDPEVEGVACHFTVPEKGGFKGWLGLAEEVSDISLACRQIGPIKFQHKLEQGDDMFRQRRSLFFKKMQIVRGCDAKRNVLVYMVYSDRLIEGSPKNSTSSVPIMPWGATDAAIQKCGEFIQ comes from the coding sequence ATGACATCCAAGGCCATCGTTAAGTGTGACAGGAAGTGGAGAAGTCTGGCCTTGGGGGTATTGGCGCTGATGCTTTGGCAGGCCGGCCCGGCGTCGGCCGCCGACGAGCCCGATCTGATTTTTCGTCGCTCGACCGTGTTCAAGTGGCTGAGCCCGAACGACAAGCTCGCCACCTACGCGGTTGACGACCCTGAGGTCGAGGGGGTGGCCTGCCACTTCACGGTTCCGGAAAAGGGCGGTTTCAAGGGATGGCTCGGCCTTGCTGAGGAAGTCTCTGATATTTCGCTGGCGTGCCGACAGATCGGCCCCATTAAGTTCCAGCACAAGCTGGAACAGGGCGACGACATGTTCCGGCAGCGCCGCTCGCTGTTCTTCAAGAAGATGCAGATCGTTCGCGGCTGCGACGCCAAACGCAACGTGCTGGTCTACATGGTCTATTCGGACAGGCTGATCGAGGGTTCCCCCAAAAACTCGACGTCCTCGGTGCCGATCATGCCTTGGGGGGCAACCGACGCCGCGATTCAGAAATGCGGTGAATTCATCCAGTAA
- a CDS encoding DUF6719 family protein, with product MTLTKAVSRCLALPAGLALCLIATAALAQAFSREQDIPDLRLGQRVLVDDGSCPAGQIKEVQGSQMTTSGVLRTRKCIQRLGTKKR from the coding sequence TTGACGCTCACAAAAGCCGTATCCCGATGCCTTGCCCTGCCCGCCGGCCTTGCCTTGTGCCTGATCGCAACGGCGGCTCTGGCGCAAGCGTTCTCACGCGAGCAAGACATTCCCGACCTGCGGCTCGGCCAGCGGGTCCTGGTCGATGACGGATCGTGCCCGGCCGGGCAGATCAAGGAAGTTCAGGGCTCGCAGATGACGACGTCAGGCGTGCTTCGCACCCGCAAGTGCATCCAGCGGCTGGGAACGAAGAAGCGATAG